In Panicum virgatum strain AP13 chromosome 4N, P.virgatum_v5, whole genome shotgun sequence, a single window of DNA contains:
- the LOC120669126 gene encoding serine/arginine repetitive matrix protein 1-like produces the protein MFVLQIWDASKFLCIIPPRLRELWEHPQISVSTRLSSPGRPDAVPQPAPARTGFPSPPTAPGEEQRPPPTQRPAASAGRRRLRSWPYTPCRSQPLHGLASPAAPPPASPPSEAPWARPATPATIQAQGAGNYPRQDARPLAELPGAACRARFRPPRSYREAQSVDECWWEIGDEHHELGPFQQSCKSTFRSNCVSFHAAQDIGSMDCQKYGAPCVVGGQMKG, from the exons ATGTTTGTTCTACAGATTTGGGATGCAAGCAAATTTCTATGTATTATTCCCCCACGCCTCCGTGAGCTCTGGGAGCATCCAC AAATTTCCGTGAGCACTCGGCTTTCCTCTCCTGGTCGCCCCGATGCTGTGCCccaaccggcgccggcgcgcacggGCTTCCCGAGCCCGCCGACGGCACCAGGCGAGGAGCAGCGCCCTCCTCCCACCCAACGCCCCGCCGCttccgccggtcgccgccgtctGCGATCCTGGCCCTACACACCTTGCCGCAGCCAACCCCTCCACGGGCTAGCCTCACCAGCCGCACCACCCCCGGCCAGCCCTCCATCTGAGGCGCCATGGGCTCGTCCCGCCACCCCCGCCACCATCCAAGCGCAAGGCGCGGGGAACTACCCCCGCCAGGACGCGCGGCCTTTGGCCGAGCTTCCGGGCGCCGCCTGTAGAGCTCGCTTTCGACCTCCCCGCAGCTACAGG GAGGCGCAGTCTGTTGACGAGTGTTGGTGGGAGATAGGAGATGAGCACCACGAGCTTGGTCCCTTCCAGCA GTCATGCAAAAGCACCTTTAGAAGTAATTGTGTGTCCTTCCATGCTGCTCAAGACATTGGCAG CATGGACTGCCAAAAGTATGGAGCGCCCTGTGTTGTAGGTGGGCAAATGAAAGGATAG